The proteins below are encoded in one region of Drosophila santomea strain STO CAGO 1482 chromosome 3R, Prin_Dsan_1.1, whole genome shotgun sequence:
- the LOC120451990 gene encoding ELMO domain-containing protein 2 translates to MFILDRILPFIFSYIRPFIKWFLHAFTRLSELQRICYGARAGASRTSQVERSLTLSKRPQIQRLVLDLDGAAPYVNNEELLEFAPRAARIVMQAKRIKHNVHPDFARLLGTCVTSIWGYRRLMHQVEQLRAEKYDSDNLDHEEKLLRLWQLLMPETPLTGRVTKQWQDIGFQGDDPKTDFRGMGMLGLENLLYFATAYNDAAKHVLLHSMHPTLGYTYAIVGINLTSMAFNLVKTGSAKTHFYNLVVQHRQDFSTVEDFHKLYCYLFFEFDRFWMESDPRNIMDFREIYQAFEITKLEALHNDSTIFKTNLAVESV, encoded by the exons ATGTTTATTCTCGACCGAATActgccttttatttttagctaTATAAGGCCGTTTATAAAGTGGTTCCTGCACGCCTTCACCAGGCTCTCAGAGCTCCAGAGGATTTGCTATGGGGCGAGGGCGGGAGCCAGTCGGACTAGTCAGGTGGAAAGGTCCCTTACATTGTCCAAAAGACCACAAATACAGCGACTTGTACTTGACCTTGATGGGGCGGCGCCATACGTGAACAACGAGGAGCTTCTGGAATTTG CTCCTCGCGCTGCTCGTATTGTGATGCAAGCGAAACGCATCAAGCACAATGTGCACCCAGACTTTGCCCGGCTCTTGGGCACATGCGTGACGAGTATTTGGGGCTACCGTAGACTGATGCATCAAGTGGAACAGCTTCGGGCGGAGAAATACGACTCGGATAACCTCGACCACGAAGAAAAGCTGTTGCGATTATGGCAACTGCTGATGCCAGAGACTCCCCTCACCGGTCGCGTAACCAAACAGTGGCAGGACATTGGCTTCCAAGGCGACGATCCAAAGACGGACTTTCGTGGAATGGGCATGCTCGGCCTGGAGAATTTGCTCTACTTTGCCACTGCCTATAACGACGCAGCCAAACATGTGCTGTTGCACTCGATGCATCCCACCCTGGGTTACACCTACGCCATTGTGGGCATTAACCTCACCTCCATGGCCTTCAATCTAGTAAAAACAGGCTCCGCCAAAACCCACTTCTACAATTTGGTGGTGCAGCACAGACAGGATTTTAGCACCGTAGAGGATTTCCACAAGTTGTACTGCTATTTATTCTTCGAATTTGACCGCTTTTGGATGGAAAGCGACCCGCGAAACATTATGGACTTCCGCGAGATTTACCAGGCGTTTGAAATTACAAAACTAGAGGCCTTGCACAATGATAGCACCATTTTTAAGACCAACTTGGCTGTAGAATCCGTCTGA